One genomic segment of Profundibacter amoris includes these proteins:
- a CDS encoding P-loop NTPase family protein, with amino-acid sequence MSKKSTREKLEFAISTGLLPEDVAKPAKNVLKGFDTPLRIVLLGASGVGKTAVLNLLLGQNMVPDGIDGMPSVKLEFGVEPKMLCTLPDGSKKIIGGIDFEACTSLKPAFVTVQANLPALAKISVMEVVAPDVPEQQQKAVSWACKQADVAIWCSTDFTEDEQDIWDVVPDRLKDHGFLLLTKTDQLMGQAEINTRLATLSRNCGDEFLRILPISAKLALEARGTGRNLNLNLFKSSGATGLISAIKGQIEEAQRATTDNAEQILVRYCRDCDYQETETVVDTPPQVNEPVSEDAPVQVDTPEHEQTITSPRMAEVPPVEAPVEPERQRTVAAPKLEVVGPSYTDKSDDKTVESADKDKVLLEEALAVLSVYERDLVASLDHPDPWDDDQALQVCEEAIAMLPGVLEDGASPALSDVIAGVYDAQDTLILMQHEQSDSVADDALTLLLQVRRDIESILVRAA; translated from the coding sequence ATGTCAAAGAAATCCACCCGGGAAAAACTTGAATTTGCTATTTCGACCGGCCTTTTGCCGGAAGATGTGGCCAAACCGGCAAAGAATGTCCTGAAAGGGTTTGATACACCCCTACGGATTGTATTGCTGGGGGCTTCCGGTGTTGGAAAAACAGCCGTTCTGAATTTGCTTCTGGGTCAGAATATGGTGCCCGACGGGATTGACGGAATGCCGTCTGTCAAACTGGAATTCGGGGTCGAGCCAAAAATGCTCTGCACTTTGCCGGACGGGTCGAAGAAGATCATCGGCGGTATAGATTTCGAGGCTTGTACCAGCCTTAAACCTGCCTTTGTGACTGTGCAGGCAAACCTACCGGCTTTGGCCAAAATCAGCGTTATGGAAGTCGTTGCTCCGGATGTCCCCGAACAACAGCAAAAGGCAGTTTCATGGGCCTGCAAACAGGCTGATGTCGCTATCTGGTGTTCGACAGATTTTACCGAAGATGAACAGGACATCTGGGATGTTGTACCTGACCGCCTGAAAGACCACGGTTTCCTTTTGCTGACCAAGACCGACCAACTGATGGGTCAAGCCGAGATCAACACACGCCTAGCGACCCTGTCGCGGAATTGCGGGGACGAGTTTCTTCGCATTTTGCCGATCTCGGCCAAACTGGCCCTTGAGGCACGCGGCACTGGTCGAAATCTCAATTTGAACCTGTTCAAATCCAGTGGGGCCACCGGCCTGATTTCTGCGATCAAAGGGCAGATAGAAGAAGCACAGCGGGCGACCACCGACAATGCGGAACAGATACTGGTGCGGTATTGTCGCGATTGCGATTATCAGGAAACCGAAACTGTGGTGGACACACCGCCGCAAGTTAACGAACCGGTGTCTGAAGATGCTCCTGTCCAAGTGGATACACCAGAGCACGAACAGACCATTACTTCACCGCGTATGGCCGAAGTACCGCCTGTAGAGGCCCCGGTTGAACCGGAACGTCAACGCACGGTCGCAGCCCCCAAACTCGAAGTTGTCGGCCCGTCTTACACAGATAAATCCGATGACAAGACAGTTGAATCTGCAGACAAAGACAAGGTTTTGCTGGAAGAGGCCCTTGCAGTGCTTTCTGTCTACGAGCGTGATCTGGTCGCTTCGCTGGATCACCCCGATCCATGGGATGATGATCAGGCGTTGCAGGTTTGCGAAGAAGCCATCGCAATGCTGCCAGGCGTTCTGGAAGACGGGGCAAGCCCGGCGCTATCGGACGTTATCGCGGGTGTCTATGATGCACAGGATACGCTGATCTTGATGCAGCACGAGCAGTCGGATTCTGTTGCGGATGATGCCCTGACCTTACTGTTGCAGGTCCGGCGCGATATCGAAAGCATACTGGTTCGCGCCGCTTAA
- a CDS encoding helix-turn-helix domain-containing protein, with amino-acid sequence MARLVLHIGTHKTATTTIQDTFYANRDLLAQHGVVYPALGKHSGHHGLLTDWIALPLAYDLPNGGIGTLQALAAEYVDSDVTLLLSSEEFSRGGGAGGQVDMAALAGIFDGFESVSLICFLREQWQFLQSVYLEVARSRIPPRPPVLIEQAFQTGMVDGLWCDYLALYDHLKSGFHPKDIHFVDFNTARSATDGVLGVMLSFLGLPFGVEGLTMVNNGVSNISPRALPTWAGLVIAGGHPAEEDLFSAVQEAFDLEFGSAVESCLFTRNEIEALAELFQIVNSTLVERHVQFQPGFGMSSINRPDTMLYREDITTPFWVRAARRIYLSGKEGSR; translated from the coding sequence ATGGCTAGACTGGTTTTACATATCGGAACCCATAAAACAGCGACGACAACCATTCAGGACACCTTTTACGCCAACCGTGATTTGCTGGCGCAACACGGGGTGGTCTATCCGGCGCTGGGCAAACACAGCGGACACCACGGATTGCTGACTGACTGGATTGCGCTGCCGCTGGCCTATGATCTACCAAATGGCGGGATCGGAACCTTGCAGGCGCTGGCAGCTGAATATGTGGACAGCGATGTCACCCTGCTGTTGTCGAGCGAGGAATTTTCCCGCGGCGGCGGTGCGGGTGGTCAGGTGGATATGGCGGCGCTGGCCGGAATTTTTGACGGGTTTGAAAGTGTCAGCCTGATTTGTTTTTTACGGGAACAATGGCAGTTTTTGCAATCGGTTTATCTGGAAGTCGCCCGCAGCCGGATTCCGCCCCGCCCTCCTGTTTTGATTGAACAGGCGTTTCAAACGGGAATGGTGGACGGGCTATGGTGCGACTATCTGGCCTTGTATGACCATTTGAAAAGCGGGTTTCACCCCAAGGATATCCATTTTGTTGATTTCAACACTGCCCGCTCCGCGACCGATGGGGTGCTGGGGGTGATGCTGTCATTTCTGGGTCTTCCATTCGGGGTTGAGGGTTTGACTATGGTCAACAACGGGGTTTCGAATATCTCGCCCCGCGCATTACCGACCTGGGCCGGTTTGGTGATTGCAGGCGGACACCCGGCCGAAGAGGATCTGTTTTCAGCCGTTCAAGAAGCCTTTGATCTGGAGTTCGGATCAGCGGTGGAAAGCTGTCTGTTCACCCGTAACGAAATCGAGGCTCTGGCAGAACTTTTTCAGATAGTGAATTCCACGCTTGTCGAACGCCACGTGCAGTTTCAACCCGGCTTTGGAATGTCCAGTATCAACCGGCCAGACACGATGTTGTATCGTGAAGATATCACAACCCCGTTTTGGGTACGTGCTGCACGCCGGATCTATTTGTCCGGCAAGGAAGGGTCAAGATAA
- a CDS encoding sugar transferase: protein MPVATVRTSVDLPVVTRPSPIGAKRVMDVVLILLTLPVWGSLMLVIAGLLMAKGRPVFYSQQRVGQGGRSFRIWKFRTMVSQADARLQEHLQKNPYAAREWRETQKLRHDPRVFSLGAFLRKSSLDELPQLWNILCGQMSLVGPRPITMTELVQKYRSHAPSYMKCRPGLTGLWQVSGRNRLRYSQRVQLDVAYATGHNLWLDLKILWRTIGTVLRGTGC, encoded by the coding sequence ATGCCGGTTGCGACTGTTCGGACCTCTGTTGATTTGCCTGTGGTGACCCGCCCGTCCCCCATCGGGGCAAAGCGGGTGATGGATGTCGTTCTGATCCTGCTAACGCTCCCTGTTTGGGGCTCATTGATGCTTGTCATAGCAGGATTGCTGATGGCAAAGGGCAGGCCGGTATTTTATTCCCAACAGCGCGTCGGACAGGGTGGTCGGTCTTTTCGCATTTGGAAGTTTCGCACAATGGTGTCGCAGGCCGACGCCAGATTGCAAGAGCACTTGCAGAAAAATCCTTATGCAGCCCGCGAATGGCGCGAAACGCAAAAACTGCGTCATGACCCGCGCGTGTTTTCTCTGGGCGCGTTCCTGCGCAAATCCAGTCTGGACGAATTGCCCCAGCTTTGGAATATCCTCTGCGGCCAGATGAGCCTGGTTGGTCCGCGCCCGATTACAATGACAGAACTGGTTCAGAAATACCGCAGCCATGCGCCCAGCTATATGAAATGCCGTCCCGGTCTAACCGGACTGTGGCAGGTATCGGGGCGAAACCGGTTACGGTATTCACAGCGGGTGCAACTGGACGTGGCCTATGCCACAGGGCATAACCTGTGGCTGGACCTGAAAATCCTTTGGCGCACCATCGGTACAGTGCTGCGTGGAACCGGTTGCTAA
- a CDS encoding serine/threonine protein kinase, with amino-acid sequence MVSTVKQIDQIIEQGGEDDFVDELKPGTELLHGQYVIEEFLNSGGFGITYLAKDSLDRRVVIKECFPNTLCRRSYARVGARSRAHQAEFKSVIDLFVQEAKSLAKLDHPNIVGVHQVFEDNDTAYMALDYIEGFDLLETLEDGGERLPPAEINKILRKILGAVDYLHGQNILHRDISPDNILIDKKTSEPLLIDFGAAREEVSKASRVLSALRVVKDGYSPQEFYVNGSKQGPSSDLYALAASFYHLITGDMPTDSQTRLAALASDEDDPYVPLTGRIEGYDEAFLAAIDKALKVLPKDRIQTAKEWMEMISGGVSELPTASKSAAVSAKTKEDEPTKSGSKKLLMTTAIILVTAGGGYAVWKGMAPAPAEIVSSATEESVAAPTSGNEVEPAVDAPVIASVADSEELIAIDTPEAVVAIADTPEVTTDVVVDSPIAETPKVTSDVVVNTVIVDTPEVVEDVAVDIPVLDTPEDVADIIDNAPVVDVPEVSAVEVVDAPVVDTPEVAEDAAADTPALDIPEVVTEIVADTAQTPEITPEVAIETPVVVADAAMDTPVADAPDIVADIVQDAPVSDTPEVIADVVADTPVEEPLDVAIEVAADTPVIDIPQVVAEEVADAPEVIADTTIADSTEAVVAVVEDTPVADTPEAVSDVVAALETSTDVEPIAEITPVSIETEVAVDQPAEPVNIETVGTLGFLPVKSAYLPFSESADQPGIVARIGEDAPTWVQVGQQITAVNGVPIDSFAQINPTLRSMENLGDLDSVQAEFTINGTEDPQSANLAVVSGLVLPAGLELQMREIPDGTVRPIAITSQQAENSIMAGDVILTYLDTGEKIGVDISLDELLLREINKGDTKLNFIIDRGGKKWIAPIQLTDNN; translated from the coding sequence ATGGTTTCTACGGTTAAACAGATTGACCAGATTATCGAGCAAGGTGGTGAAGACGACTTTGTTGATGAGCTGAAGCCTGGAACAGAGCTTCTTCATGGCCAGTATGTCATCGAGGAATTCCTGAACAGTGGTGGTTTTGGTATCACCTATCTGGCAAAGGATTCTCTGGATCGCCGGGTTGTGATCAAGGAATGTTTTCCCAACACCTTGTGTCGTCGCAGCTATGCACGGGTTGGTGCGCGGTCACGTGCACATCAGGCCGAATTCAAGTCGGTCATCGATCTGTTCGTGCAAGAAGCCAAAAGTCTGGCAAAGCTGGACCACCCGAATATCGTCGGTGTGCATCAGGTGTTCGAGGACAACGACACCGCCTATATGGCGCTGGATTATATCGAGGGTTTCGATCTTCTGGAGACACTGGAAGATGGTGGTGAAAGATTGCCCCCGGCCGAGATCAACAAGATCCTGAGAAAGATCCTTGGCGCGGTTGATTATCTGCACGGGCAAAACATTCTGCATCGTGATATTTCACCGGACAATATCCTGATCGACAAAAAAACAAGCGAACCGCTGTTGATTGACTTTGGCGCCGCCCGTGAAGAGGTGTCCAAAGCCAGCCGCGTGTTGTCAGCATTGCGCGTGGTCAAAGACGGCTATTCCCCGCAGGAATTCTATGTAAACGGCAGCAAACAGGGGCCATCCAGCGACCTGTATGCGCTGGCGGCAAGTTTTTATCACCTGATCACCGGCGATATGCCGACGGATTCACAAACGCGCCTTGCTGCCTTGGCGTCCGATGAGGACGATCCATATGTTCCATTGACAGGTCGCATCGAGGGCTATGACGAGGCCTTCCTGGCTGCGATAGACAAAGCGTTGAAAGTGCTGCCAAAGGACCGCATCCAGACTGCCAAGGAATGGATGGAAATGATTAGCGGCGGTGTTAGCGAGCTTCCTACAGCAAGCAAATCGGCGGCTGTCAGTGCGAAAACCAAAGAGGATGAGCCAACCAAATCCGGCTCGAAGAAGCTGTTGATGACGACAGCAATCATATTGGTTACGGCAGGCGGCGGATATGCTGTTTGGAAGGGTATGGCTCCCGCACCCGCTGAAATAGTTTCCAGTGCCACAGAAGAATCGGTTGCCGCCCCAACAAGCGGTAACGAAGTGGAGCCAGCAGTTGATGCACCCGTTATTGCGTCTGTTGCAGACTCCGAAGAACTGATCGCAATAGACACCCCCGAGGCTGTGGTCGCAATTGCGGATACGCCCGAGGTTACCACTGACGTTGTCGTGGATAGTCCAATTGCTGAAACCCCCAAGGTTACATCGGATGTTGTGGTGAATACGGTCATTGTTGACACCCCCGAGGTCGTCGAAGACGTTGCAGTAGATATTCCGGTTCTGGACACCCCCGAGGATGTCGCTGACATTATTGATAATGCGCCCGTTGTGGACGTTCCCGAGGTTTCTGCCGTTGAGGTAGTGGATGCGCCCGTTGTGGACACCCCCGAGGTTGCCGAAGACGCTGCAGCAGATACTCCTGCTTTGGATATCCCCGAAGTTGTTACCGAAATTGTTGCGGATACTGCGCAAACCCCCGAAATCACCCCTGAAGTTGCGATTGAGACACCTGTTGTTGTCGCTGACGCTGCAATGGATACGCCCGTTGCGGATGCCCCCGACATTGTTGCTGATATTGTGCAGGATGCCCCTGTTTCAGATACCCCCGAGGTTATCGCCGATGTTGTGGCGGATACCCCTGTAGAGGAACCATTAGACGTTGCGATTGAAGTTGCAGCGGATACTCCGGTTATCGATATTCCCCAGGTTGTTGCCGAAGAAGTGGCCGATGCACCTGAAGTTATCGCGGATACAACAATTGCTGACAGCACCGAAGCTGTTGTTGCTGTTGTCGAGGATACCCCGGTTGCGGACACGCCCGAGGCTGTTTCGGATGTTGTCGCTGCTTTAGAGACCTCAACCGATGTTGAACCCATTGCTGAAATTACACCGGTATCAATCGAGACAGAAGTTGCTGTAGATCAACCTGCCGAACCGGTTAATATTGAAACCGTGGGAACCTTGGGTTTCTTGCCGGTCAAATCTGCTTATTTGCCTTTCTCGGAAAGTGCGGATCAACCCGGTATTGTTGCCCGAATTGGTGAAGATGCGCCAACATGGGTTCAGGTTGGTCAGCAGATCACAGCGGTAAATGGCGTGCCAATTGACTCATTTGCACAGATCAACCCGACCTTGCGTAGCATGGAAAATCTGGGCGATCTGGACTCGGTTCAGGCTGAATTCACCATTAACGGGACAGAAGATCCGCAATCGGCAAATCTTGCTGTTGTTTCGGGCCTTGTGCTTCCGGCTGGTCTGGAGCTGCAAATGCGGGAAATTCCTGATGGAACTGTTCGCCCGATAGCAATCACTTCACAGCAAGCCGAAAACAGCATCATGGCTGGCGATGTTATCCTGACATATCTGGATACAGGCGAAAAAATCGGTGTTGATATTTCTCTGGATGAACTTCTGTTGAGAGAAATCAACAAGGGCGACACTAAACTGAATTTCATTATTGATCGTGGCGGGAAAAAATGGATCGCGCCTATTCAACTGACTGACAACAACTAA
- a CDS encoding FHA domain-containing protein: MGLLGKLFGKHHSDQDDAWVDEQNDLGKAVSEVEGDMAVSLENFPELQSVIDATDEKEEVAAVNIWDINDEATETPEVPLAAPEEPAFEPKRRTRRPARNKTRILGFQPQDASVANPFDEAEQPVAVSQTMMSMNPTGWLVVIAGPGAGASFPLFTGMTKIGRGLDQTIPLDFGDMAISRDNHAAIAYDPAEHLFYLGHGGKSNIVRLNGKPVLTTEQVKDGDEFLIGETTLRLKTFCGPDFNWESTNEGDEDVAIA, from the coding sequence ATGGGACTACTTGGTAAGCTATTTGGAAAACATCATTCGGATCAGGACGATGCCTGGGTGGATGAGCAGAACGATCTGGGTAAAGCTGTTTCCGAGGTCGAAGGCGATATGGCTGTATCGCTGGAGAATTTCCCTGAATTGCAATCTGTTATTGATGCAACCGATGAAAAAGAAGAAGTCGCGGCTGTCAATATCTGGGATATCAATGACGAAGCCACAGAAACACCGGAAGTGCCGCTTGCAGCCCCGGAAGAGCCCGCTTTTGAACCCAAACGCCGCACCCGTCGCCCGGCGCGCAACAAGACCCGTATTCTAGGCTTTCAGCCACAGGATGCGTCGGTTGCCAACCCGTTTGACGAAGCCGAACAACCCGTTGCTGTTTCCCAGACAATGATGTCGATGAATCCAACCGGCTGGCTGGTTGTTATTGCCGGTCCGGGTGCTGGTGCCAGCTTTCCCTTGTTCACCGGCATGACAAAAATTGGCCGTGGTCTGGATCAGACGATCCCGCTTGATTTTGGTGATATGGCCATCTCGCGCGATAACCATGCTGCGATTGCCTATGATCCGGCCGAGCACCTGTTCTATCTGGGCCATGGCGGCAAATCCAACATCGTCCGCCTGAACGGAAAACCTGTCCTGACCACCGAGCAGGTCAAGGATGGCGACGAATTTCTGATTGGTGAAACCACATTGCGTCTAAAGACGTTCTGTGGCCCCGATTTCAATTGGGAAAGCACCAATGAAGGGGACGAAGATGTGGCGATCGCGTGA
- a CDS encoding amidohydrolase family protein: MSQKLVIRNIGLLLSGKMEAPILEADCLIAIDGKISAIGYEKDMDGEGATSVINAHGVTLAPGLIDSHVHPVIGDYTPRQQQINWIDSTLHGGVTTMISAGEVHLPGRPKDIVGLKALAIASQRWYENFRPSGMKVLAGAPILEEGMVEADFKDLADAGVKLLGEVGLGTVKDGKTARQMVDWARKYGIQSTIHTGGPSVPGSSLIDADMVLETGTDVIGHINGGHSALPDDQIMCLCESCTAGLEIVHNGNQRAAMLTLNTARELKQMDRIILGTDGPAGSGVQPLGILRMVAMLSSLGDLPAEIAFCFANGNTSRQRELDTGLIEVGYAADFVLMDQAQHAPGKNILESVELGNLPGIGMTIIDGVVTSHRSRNTPPATRFPEVVL; encoded by the coding sequence ATGTCTCAGAAACTTGTCATTCGGAACATCGGGCTGCTTTTGTCCGGCAAGATGGAAGCGCCCATTCTGGAGGCGGATTGCCTGATTGCCATTGATGGTAAAATCAGCGCCATTGGTTATGAGAAAGACATGGATGGCGAAGGCGCGACCTCGGTGATCAATGCCCACGGGGTGACGTTGGCCCCCGGTCTGATCGACAGCCATGTGCACCCCGTGATCGGCGATTACACCCCGCGTCAGCAACAGATCAACTGGATCGACAGCACTCTGCATGGCGGCGTCACCACGATGATTTCGGCGGGCGAGGTGCATCTGCCCGGACGGCCCAAGGACATTGTGGGGCTAAAGGCCTTGGCGATTGCCTCGCAACGCTGGTACGAAAATTTCCGCCCCTCGGGGATGAAGGTTCTGGCCGGCGCGCCGATCCTGGAAGAAGGCATGGTCGAGGCTGATTTCAAGGATCTGGCCGATGCGGGCGTGAAACTGCTGGGCGAGGTCGGGCTGGGCACCGTCAAAGACGGCAAAACTGCCCGCCAGATGGTTGATTGGGCGCGCAAATACGGCATTCAAAGCACGATCCACACGGGCGGCCCTTCGGTGCCCGGCTCCAGCCTGATTGACGCCGATATGGTGCTGGAAACCGGCACGGATGTGATTGGCCATATCAACGGCGGACATTCCGCCCTGCCCGATGATCAGATCATGTGCCTGTGCGAAAGCTGCACGGCGGGGCTGGAAATTGTCCACAACGGCAACCAGCGCGCCGCGATGCTGACGCTGAACACAGCGCGGGAATTGAAACAGATGGACCGGATCATTCTGGGCACCGACGGGCCTGCCGGATCAGGGGTGCAGCCATTGGGGATCTTGCGGATGGTGGCGATGCTGTCCAGCCTTGGGGACCTGCCTGCCGAAATTGCGTTTTGCTTTGCCAACGGCAACACCTCGCGTCAGCGGGAACTGGATACCGGTCTGATCGAGGTCGGTTATGCCGCCGATTTTGTGCTGATGGATCAGGCGCAACATGCGCCCGGAAAAAACATTCTGGAATCGGTGGAACTGGGCAACCTGCCGGGTATCGGTATGACTATCATTGACGGGGTTGTCACCAGCCATCGCAGTCGCAACACACCACCGGCCACGCGGTTCCCCGAGGTTGTTCTTTAG
- a CDS encoding PP2C family protein-serine/threonine phosphatase, which produces MWRSRESRFDVASAISKGARDYQEDAIVSDFPIGSDTGFLVLADGMGGHAAGDVSSKLVLTEVYGELKFQLADTDAFEAEAPAILREIANMANESIATHVAHHPEAEGMGATLVVPVIMENRLYWLSVGDSPLYLFRQGKMKQLNEDHSMAPQIDLMVQSGLLDADAALDHPDRNCLTSVMMGERISKVDCPEQHTELKEGDILVCSSDGLQFLTDAQIERLLNKNRRKTASEIAAVLLNELGKLDDPDQDNIAFSVIKVNDATATPMSERVRRQTMAKAANDGNGSHVFEPDQIRAVNTGK; this is translated from the coding sequence ATGTGGCGATCGCGTGAATCGCGCTTTGATGTTGCCAGCGCGATAAGCAAAGGCGCACGCGACTACCAGGAAGATGCCATTGTCAGCGACTTTCCAATCGGTTCGGATACCGGTTTTCTAGTGCTGGCCGATGGCATGGGCGGTCACGCTGCCGGTGATGTTTCCAGCAAACTTGTCCTTACCGAAGTCTATGGTGAGCTGAAATTCCAGTTGGCGGATACAGATGCATTCGAGGCCGAGGCCCCGGCTATTTTGCGTGAAATCGCCAATATGGCGAATGAAAGCATCGCGACCCATGTGGCGCATCACCCCGAAGCCGAAGGCATGGGGGCAACACTCGTGGTTCCGGTCATCATGGAAAACCGTCTGTATTGGTTATCCGTCGGGGATTCTCCGCTGTACCTGTTCCGTCAAGGCAAGATGAAACAGTTGAACGAAGACCATTCAATGGCGCCACAGATCGACCTGATGGTGCAATCCGGCCTGCTGGATGCCGATGCCGCGCTGGATCATCCTGATCGCAACTGCCTGACATCGGTGATGATGGGCGAGCGGATATCCAAAGTTGATTGCCCTGAACAGCATACAGAACTGAAAGAGGGGGATATCCTCGTTTGTTCCTCGGATGGTTTGCAATTCCTGACGGACGCCCAGATCGAGCGACTGTTGAATAAAAACCGCCGTAAAACGGCCTCTGAAATCGCCGCAGTTCTGTTAAATGAACTGGGAAAACTTGATGATCCCGATCAGGACAACATCGCCTTTAGTGTGATCAAGGTGAATGACGCTACGGCCACACCGATGTCTGAACGGGTGCGCCGCCAGACAATGGCAAAGGCCGCGAATGATGGAAATGGAAGCCACGTTTTTGAGCCCGATCAAATACGGGCTGTGAATACCGGAAAGTGA
- the cobO gene encoding cob(I)yrinic acid a,c-diamide adenosyltransferase — MTQDTDRHAMKMAKKKAARDKIMATKTDQKGLVIVHTGKGKGKSSAAFGMIFRCIAHDMQCAVVQFIKGGMSTGERDLIIDKFNDICEFHTMGEGFTWETQDKSRDTEMAQAAWEKAKELIRDPANKMVLLDEINIALRYDYLDIQEVVDFLRNEKPEMTHVVLTGRNAKDPLIEIADLVTEMELIKHPFRSGIKAQIGVEY, encoded by the coding sequence ATGACCCAAGACACCGACCGCCACGCAATGAAAATGGCCAAGAAGAAGGCCGCGCGCGACAAGATCATGGCGACCAAGACCGATCAAAAGGGTCTGGTCATTGTGCATACCGGCAAGGGCAAGGGAAAATCCTCGGCCGCCTTCGGGATGATATTCCGCTGCATCGCGCATGATATGCAATGTGCCGTGGTGCAGTTCATCAAGGGCGGCATGTCCACCGGCGAACGCGATCTGATTATCGACAAGTTTAACGACATTTGCGAATTCCACACGATGGGCGAAGGGTTCACCTGGGAAACGCAGGACAAATCCCGCGACACCGAAATGGCGCAGGCCGCTTGGGAAAAGGCCAAAGAGCTGATCCGCGATCCGGCCAACAAAATGGTGCTTCTGGACGAAATCAACATCGCGCTGCGCTATGATTACCTTGATATTCAGGAGGTTGTCGATTTCCTGCGCAATGAAAAACCCGAAATGACCCATGTGGTTCTGACCGGTCGCAATGCCAAGGACCCTTTGATCGAGATTGCCGATCTGGTGACGGAGATGGAATTGATCAAGCATCCCTTCCGCTCGGGCATCAAGGCGCAAATCGGGGTTGAATACTAA